The genomic interval TAATTGTATTGGTTCTCATTCTAATATCTTAGTTCAAACTTTTTAAGagagaacaaaaaaaaaacactctccCAGAATTATGCCATTACCAGATATGTATTTGAATGTTTGGTATTTGGTATATTAAGACATACTTGAAGAAGTAACAAGTCTTCTAGCCTGGAAGGGTTACCctgaaattgaaatttaaaaataaatagttgCTGTGTGATGGTGGTGTCCTTGTGGCGGCAATTACTATTGCCATATCCATCTGTCATTTGATGtgtaaataaagatttaatttatatgagatttgattttttttttcatttgcaaAAGAATTTGTTTGAATATTGTTACCGTATTTATTTTTACTCCCCGTAAAATCAAAGTTGtgtaatttgaaaaatatagagGGCGGtaaaacaaatcaaaacaaTTTGCCCAGGgcggctaggctagctaggggctatgtgttttttttttttcgtttattttcttaaatattaattatgacAGGAAAATCAGTCTTTACGttcacttttaaacaaataagTAACAAGTACAAACTCGGGGCCAGCTGTTTACCAAGGTCTAATCATGTTTTTTGTGTGCGAAACGCTAAGCCTAGATTTTCTTCGACTTTATCGTCGTTGTTATTGAGAGGCCCCGCGGTAGAAAGGTGTTTAGATCGGGAACTCGTTGAACCTATACGTAAGTATTTCTAGTCAAATAATTGCAATGTTATACTTTAATTTCCGTGATTTGTATTGTACTGAAGTAGTAAAAATTCATTCTAAATTAAGATCTAGGCCTAACTAAGATTGACCTAATTTTTTTACAAtcataatcaatatttattagcctagcctagctagctagctagtaggctatactgtacgccgtggttaggattccggcaccggaactcaactgcccaccgttagggaatccgacacgctattgcgcatgcccagagctctgagaggtgaattatagcttgcactaataGTAATAGTGCCACACACACACCACACCACCGAGAGTCgggagtgttatagggatttactgtactATAGCCTAaatagtcgttgcgcgagcgagagagcgatggatgaaacttggcctatatgccatacatgaattaataattaaaatacgactacgccacgcgttaaaataattataatgatattaataagtatcagtatctatctaagaatcgtaatgctgtttttagcgttgcgaccctgacttcccgaacagttttttgccgtcaacaaatcaacttgtgattgcatgttgttatCAGTATAATGcattatgaaaaatcataaaactagtcatgtaattatataattcataatgatatgaagtttatatatgaatgaagcaaccactttttaattacaaaataaataggacccactggtcacgtcaaactggtagccctagcctagattagtggatcccgtaTTTAGTATGCAtcatctaggctagttcgccgtgtggcgcagcAATGAAATGATCTATCGCTGTTgataagtatagagtcgccgattacctcgctctgggcatgcgcaatagcgtgtcggattccctaacggtgggcagttgagttccggtgccggaatcctaaccacggcgtatactgtatattaatattatttattaaacctaaatttaggcctaaacttacaatttacatattaataaatataggtATAGTATGAAGACCAGGATAAGTTATGAGTTAAAGGCCTAAGTATATACCTACTGTAGGCCTGTAGTAGGGCCTACAAAAACAGTCTAGGGCCAGGCCTAtctaaaatacataatacattttttcccACAGAGAGTTTAAATTTTTCGAAATTGTATGCAACCCAGTCAAATGACTCATCAGTAGTGCCTTTTGAGGAATTGGAGAAAATAatagacgaaaaaaaaaaccaaatagtTGATGTACGAGAACCTGCAGAGTTGGAAGAAACTGGGCGTATTGGACAGGCTATGAACATTCCAGGTGAATTTATGTTCCATTGCAGGCTAATTGTGTATATTTTGCAGACCCTATTGGAAAAAAATTTGGCCATTACGTCgggaatcattttaattttgtatgtCATTTCAAtctttatgttttttaaaaaattcatttttttctaaTCATTTTTGTCTAAACCAACAAaaaatttgacattttgtaaTTGCCGAGGTACCTTACCACATGCATAAACCCAGAagccttttgtttgtttttaataattttccaTAAGTTAACATAGTATTTAATTTAGTAAGCAgcaatacacattttaaaattgtgaaaaaaaatttaattgcaGTTGGTGAAGTTGGCGACGCTTTTAAGATGTCAGCCGAGGAGTTTCAATCCAAATATGGGCATAAGAAACCAAACGTCAAAGGAACGAATGTAATATTCTATTGTCTGGCTGGCAAAAGAAGTAAAAAGGCTTTAGAGGCAGCTCATGCTCTGGGATATGTTGAGTAAGTATTATTCAACGTTGAACCTATTATATTAGAACTCCTCCATTGGGACACTGCTATTCATTGACACTCACATACATGCCAACACTCCCTTTTTGGCCGGAAGACTCCATATTTTAGATTAACATCATGGTCCCAGTTTTCTACATTTTCTCCCTGATTACAATGATAACTGAATTTTGAcctattgtaatattattaaaaatgagaCTATAATTATATGATAaggtaaaaaataatgatactgTAATGTAGTCGGTACTTTCCGTGCAGGATAAACAGTTTTTGGCCaacaaatttcattaaaaacgtattgtccccctgaaaaaataattcttaaaaatttttttgttgaatattccattttaatgtaacataatagttatccactttgaccaaaaattagatcgaaaaaaatgtatttacctgaagaaaaaaatgtaatttaaagcaaaaaattgtcaaattggctgccagccaatgcatttttggttgaatttacccatttattttgtcattttacaagtgaaaacattttttttttcttttttttttctatggaagtgattaactttattaaaactacaaaataacctattcaaagtctgatttaattaatcttaatttttcatgttttggggggacaatacatctttaatgctTTAAATTGCGTTATAAAACTTGCACATTTCTTGCGAACAACCACATGTGCCAAACTAACCATCTTACTAGATTGAGTTGTTCTTTTTAAACGGTTTTCACGATGACCTAAAAACTACGCCCTATAGACTACATAAAGACGGTCAAAtgacattattataaatgacattattataaatgacattattataaatgacatcatcttaaaagtaaataaatgtatagTCTCAGTGGCAGGATTTCATACAATCACAGAAATGTACAAACAGTAAATATGGTTTTGTCCAGatacagttttatttcaatactaaatataatacagtCTGTTCTGGCTATCTCACATACGTTTTCTCTCtctttataaacattttattctaTCAAGCTCTTCTTTTCCTTCTCTCCTTTCTTACCAGTATACACATTCATATTTAAGGAACGGTCCTAATTAATAAGCATGTACTGGGAGGGGGACTATTTAGTAAAGGGAACATTCCTTGATGATGAGAAAACAGTAATTGATGTGGGTTATAGGATAGTGAACAAAGAGTACCTAGGGATAGGAAGAAACCACTAGGAATGTTAATAGATAGAGTAGGGAGAAATAGTGAAAAAGGGTTGTTGACCTGATGGTCAGAGTGTTACCTTACAGTAGTAATTATGTTGTACTTTAATTGTTATATtggttgtttattttttagagCAAAGCACTTTCCAGGCGGTTGGATGGAATGGGCTTCAAACAAAGGCTTGCCAGTTTAATATGGAGTACTAGGGTTATCACAACTTTCTCCATCACCAACGCTATTTAATCACCAAATCAAAACCCCAACTCCAAATCAAAACCTCAACTGTTATTTAAtagtaagctctgtctacactatcaaactagtttgacaaaagaaattTATAATGTGGAggagatatgcccaaatacggtagtgatatgatataatCATGTCCAttaagggcacatcacattttgttgtcacataaagtttgatagtgtaaacagagctttactctaGGTTGTAAATGGCGATGATTTGACATATTGGTAATAAAAAGATTTATtctggcacacatggcgtttcatacgtataacaCTATTAAACTAACTATTAAACATAAAActagacaacataaaaaaagataACTAACTAGAGAACACTATAATAGTTTAATTGTGAAAGGTCAACGTTGCCAATagaaaatatgtattatattattattgtaaaagtttACCAAGTTGATAGAACACATTTCAATCGACTCTGCCTATGCAATTATAGTTTCTTCCCCTCAGGATACTATTTTATGTAgttttagaaataaattaaagaaaagaTGATGACCCTTAAGcttgttttcctgtcgacgctATCGTAAACAATAATCGGcaatcttctacgtaaacattgaaatgttaacgatttacaggaaaaggtactcgctatcgttatcattcCAACTTAATcattttcaaacgatcgtcgttgaactgttacgatcaacgacgatagcgtcgacaGAAAAACAGGCTTAAGGAACAAAGTGTATATTATCAAGTATTGGTGCCAAGGGTGTATTTCTTtcctattatataaaaaaaaaacattttttggagGGGGCTAACCCTAATTTTGGGAGAGttgataaataatgtttagtattgaaattgaataaaatataaataccagATAAAATAAGTTATTGAATTCTTATTTCATCAAAAGATTTACAATAGTTGGTTAATACAGTATAGTGTACTACCTCATTAactatctttaaaatttgaataaaacaatgcaacaatattaaaatattaaaataaataattaagattGTGTGTTGTATTATATACAGTCAAGCATTtgcactaaagcttggttcccactagaacgtaacgcaaggacgtaaacgcaacgcaagcgttttaatcaatgacaagcgaagttatagacagttagcaatcaaaagcgaataagccatcgcttgtgattggtcaattcacttgcgttgcgttacgtccttgcgttgcgtcgctagtgggaaccacgctttagtgagAAATCTATTGTTTTTAGATAAGTTCATACCAGTAGCTGATGAATTTTCAATAGACTTTTTAATACTATtagagctgtagcttggtggttaacatgcttgcctttcAATCCCAATGTACAGGGTTCAATCCTAACCTAGTGCCAGGAtagtaactcacgactctttcaactccactccctaaacCTCATTTAATGAGACtcagtttataagcacgatagattattaaatagttgatccatcctgtaattggcgagttactcgctgttggatgcgtatgaaataaaaaaattaataaatatatactagCTATTTGTGCTaggaaaaaaattgtttaacatGTACATCTCAGGAGTGTACTTATTATACACtatacaaaaacattttctGAAGAATAGATAATGATCAGAGTTTCATTGAAGGATTCCCACATTTTATCCAGCCTGCCCTATCTTACAAACAAGACCTATGTAAAGTGTTTACTCCTTCTTccaatacagtaataatttattatccCAAGGATTTGAATCTCAACAAATGTTTTGAAAGTAGCAATGACATCTAAATAATAGATTTAAATATGAATGTTTATTGgtgcgatggtacaaataatttcataagGTGGAAGATAAAATCCTATTTTCATGAACTGAGTGAAAATTTGATATTTCAcggaatatttttatttgtactattgcactaatataaaacattcattactaTATTTGTTCAATATAACATCAAGATAGATTCTTGTCATTGCCATCATTCTAATCTTCTTGTTGTGAATGAGAGATCGCATTGTGCGTGTCACTGCTTCCGTTCGTAGAAGCAGAGATGATGCTGCTGGATTTCATGCATATTCAAATACTATTACATGATCGTTAAATAGTATGtactattgcacaccatgtgacccacaatcaaatcacaggaatttatttaggtgttaataggttataaaatataataaataaaaaacactaaCTTCAAAAAGTTTTAGGgaacagtacagtatatttaatttgtaactGACTaacattttacatatttatatacaaGGTTCAACAAAACACTGATATTATATAGTCAACTTTTTATTGGTGGGTTCAGTTTTCAAttacaaaacaaatgttttatgatatttttttaaatatcttaatTGATTGTtcagaaaataaaattttttaaaaaggcaATTGAAATAAACTTTCATTTCTAAAttgaaaattttttatttaccaAGTTACCGTATGACTTATGTATTGACTTTTGGGAAATTTACCAAACTTGTGTCAGAATTTAGCCTACTGTAAAGCAGGGGATGGAATCAgtcattatacagtagtagtattaaTAACCACATTATTGtgaaaatacagtacaataaccCTTAAAGGGGGATAGTATTTCCCTATTGTTAAAAGAGAATAGTAGTTGAATAACCCCTATTAAAAGAGGATGGTATAGTATgttaaaacacacattttaccTTGTTGTTTCACACGGATGTGACCCTTTAATGGATGTCCCAAAGCAGGGGTTCTAGTGCCACTACAAAAAAAAGCAATGGCTCCACAACGGTGTTAATTGAAACTTTGCATGACATGATAGATTTTGAGGAGTCAAATTATGTTCCTCTTTTTGCTTAATGAAAACTTATTGATGACAACTGtcataatgaatgcataaatattgttttaatgtacaattacaaaatgatgtaaataaaatgtaccacagtaataatattaataagtaaattcctaataaaatacaatattttagttGGCTTTGGTGT from Antedon mediterranea chromosome 5, ecAntMedi1.1, whole genome shotgun sequence carries:
- the LOC140050065 gene encoding thiosulfate:glutathione sulfurtransferase-like, with the protein product MTGKSVFTFTFKQISNKYKLGASCLPRSNHVFCVRNAKPRFSSTLSSLLLRGPAVERCLDRELVEPIQSLNFSKLYATQSNDSSVVPFEELEKIIDEKKNQIVDVREPAELEETGRIGQAMNIPVGEVGDAFKMSAEEFQSKYGHKKPNVKGTNVIFYCLAGKRSKKALEAAHALGYVEAKHFPGGWMEWASNKGLPV